In the genome of Halapricum salinum, one region contains:
- the cmk gene encoding (d)CMP kinase — protein sequence MLITVSGPAGSGKSTLAASLADALDYEHVSGGDIFRDLAEERGMTPLELNKQAEEDDQIDRDLDRRLRDIARDRDELVLESRLAGWMAGDYADLKVWLSAPLEIRAERISQRENKPVDQAREETRERGESEAHRYNEYYGIDFDDLSIYDLSINTARWGPQGVLSLTLHAVESYKETGDEGKTPITGVEYDI from the coding sequence ATGTTGATCACCGTCTCCGGCCCCGCCGGCAGCGGCAAGAGCACGCTCGCCGCCAGCCTGGCCGACGCACTGGACTACGAGCACGTTTCGGGCGGCGACATCTTCCGCGACCTCGCCGAAGAGCGTGGCATGACGCCGCTGGAACTGAACAAACAGGCCGAGGAAGACGACCAGATCGACCGCGATCTCGACCGTCGACTCCGTGACATCGCTCGCGATCGGGACGAACTCGTCCTCGAATCCCGGCTCGCGGGCTGGATGGCCGGCGACTACGCCGACCTGAAGGTCTGGCTGAGTGCCCCCCTGGAGATCCGCGCCGAGCGAATCTCCCAGCGCGAGAACAAGCCCGTCGATCAGGCTCGCGAGGAGACCCGCGAACGCGGTGAGAGCGAGGCCCATCGCTACAACGAGTATTACGGGATCGACTTCGACGATCTGTCGATCTACGACCTCTCGATCAACACCGCCCGCTGGGGCCCGCAGGGCGTGCTCAGCCTGACGTTGCACGCCGTCGAGTCCTACAAGGAGACTGGCGACGAGGGCAAGACGCCGATCACCGGCGTCGAGTACGATATCTGA
- a CDS encoding RNA-guided pseudouridylation complex pseudouridine synthase subunit Cbf5 encodes MVRGPPSERSPADMLEFGVVNLDKPPGPSAHQVVAWLRDMAGVDRAAHAGTLDPKVTGCLPVLLGDATRMAQVFDDAVKEYVAVLELHGEPPADLRETVAEFEGPIYQKPPRKSAVVRKLRVREIYDLAVLEVESRQALLRVRCESGTYVRKLCHDLGLALGTGAHMGHLRRTATGTFDDTTLVTMHDLADALAWYEQDGDEGSLGDVVQPAERALRGVPRVTIAPSAAESVADGAPVYAPGVIECEHELDSQLVACYTPDDAAVCLGRLVGDPDAESGVVVELERVLV; translated from the coding sequence ATGGTTCGTGGTCCGCCATCCGAGCGCTCGCCCGCCGACATGCTCGAGTTCGGCGTCGTCAATCTCGACAAACCGCCCGGTCCCTCGGCCCATCAGGTCGTCGCCTGGCTCCGGGACATGGCCGGCGTCGACCGAGCAGCCCACGCCGGAACGCTCGATCCGAAGGTTACGGGTTGTCTGCCCGTCTTGCTCGGCGACGCCACCCGGATGGCGCAGGTCTTCGACGACGCCGTCAAGGAGTACGTCGCCGTCCTGGAGTTGCACGGTGAGCCGCCCGCAGATCTCCGGGAGACCGTCGCCGAGTTCGAAGGGCCGATCTACCAGAAGCCGCCCCGCAAGAGTGCCGTCGTACGGAAGCTGCGAGTCCGCGAGATTTACGACCTCGCCGTCCTGGAAGTGGAGAGTCGCCAGGCCCTGCTCCGGGTGCGCTGTGAGAGCGGGACCTACGTTCGAAAGCTGTGTCACGACCTCGGGTTGGCGCTCGGGACAGGCGCACATATGGGCCACCTCCGGCGCACGGCGACCGGGACGTTCGACGACACGACCCTGGTGACGATGCACGACCTCGCGGACGCACTGGCGTGGTACGAGCAAGACGGCGACGAGGGGTCGTTGGGAGACGTCGTCCAGCCCGCCGAACGAGCGCTCAGGGGCGTGCCCCGCGTGACGATCGCTCCCAGTGCCGCCGAGAGCGTCGCCGACGGCGCGCCGGTGTACGCCCCGGGTGTGATCGAGTGCGAGCACGAGCTGGACAGCCAGCTCGTCGCCTGTTACACGCCGGACGATGCGGCCGTCTGTCTCGGCCGGCTCGTCGGCGACCCGGACGCTGAATCCGGCGTCGTCGTCGAGTTAGAGCGGGTTCTGGTGTGA
- a CDS encoding DUF7557 family protein, whose protein sequence is MSTIRVSDDVKDRLRDLKREDESFNDLLDRLSRQEKDVEEMAGFLSEFDDGNLEEKMNEAHEELNESLEKRVE, encoded by the coding sequence ATGAGCACAATCCGAGTATCCGACGACGTCAAAGACCGCCTTCGAGACCTGAAACGCGAAGACGAATCATTCAACGACCTGCTGGACCGCCTCAGCCGCCAAGAGAAGGACGTCGAAGAGATGGCAGGGTTCCTCAGCGAATTCGACGACGGTAATCTCGAAGAGAAAATGAACGAAGCCCATGAGGAACTGAACGAGTCGCTGGAGAAGCGAGTCGAATGA
- a CDS encoding type II toxin-antitoxin system VapC family toxin encodes MIVLDNDVLVKIGGQDPDPTVVSHLKQYSNREWTIPSLVAWEFYKSQASRTQMLQSQRTLNRDIDRILNFSDDVALEAAYLGERLQTQGVTLDPIDMLNLAIAHEAGATFVTHNSNDFDKSPIHELTDIDVIVS; translated from the coding sequence ATGATCGTTCTCGACAACGACGTCCTCGTCAAGATCGGCGGTCAAGATCCAGACCCGACCGTCGTCTCACATCTCAAGCAGTACAGCAACCGGGAGTGGACGATCCCGTCACTCGTTGCCTGGGAATTCTACAAGTCACAGGCCAGTCGGACCCAGATGCTCCAATCGCAGCGGACGCTGAACAGGGATATCGACCGAATCCTCAATTTTTCTGACGATGTCGCCCTCGAAGCGGCCTATCTCGGTGAACGGCTGCAAACCCAGGGCGTGACGCTCGACCCCATCGACATGCTCAACCTCGCGATCGCCCACGAGGCCGGCGCGACGTTCGTCACTCACAACAGCAACGATTTCGACAAGTCTCCGATCCACGAACTTACCGACATCGACGTCATCGTTTCCTGA
- a CDS encoding DUF6789 family protein, translating to MPNSTSEQRVDESVEGAFEKAVYGEATEPITPAVIISAMVSGAVGLVAMLPVAVGVPILLGLFQLEAPAGFGYLVAAQPSAGLGALFYLIGGAIVLPLFFVVTATFLPPQRPRFVRGATLSTIFWPGFVIGFWPEGGSTVVVAFLVISLLAHWIYGLVLGASLTYLTGIPNHDI from the coding sequence ATGCCGAACAGCACGAGCGAGCAACGGGTCGACGAATCGGTCGAAGGGGCGTTCGAAAAAGCGGTCTACGGCGAGGCGACCGAGCCGATTACACCCGCCGTGATCATTAGCGCGATGGTCAGCGGAGCCGTCGGCCTGGTAGCGATGCTCCCTGTCGCGGTCGGGGTGCCGATTCTGCTGGGTCTGTTCCAACTCGAAGCCCCAGCCGGCTTCGGCTATCTGGTCGCTGCCCAGCCGAGCGCCGGACTCGGCGCGCTCTTTTATCTGATCGGCGGGGCCATCGTGTTACCGCTGTTTTTCGTCGTGACGGCGACGTTTCTGCCACCGCAGAGGCCACGGTTCGTCCGCGGCGCGACGCTGAGTACGATCTTCTGGCCGGGGTTCGTCATCGGCTTCTGGCCCGAAGGGGGTTCCACTGTCGTCGTCGCGTTCCTCGTGATCTCGCTGCTGGCTCACTGGATCTACGGTCTCGTCCTCGGTGCCTCTCTGACCTACCTGACCGGTATCCCGAACCACGATATCTGA
- a CDS encoding NADH-quinone oxidoreductase subunit D has translation MALSEPVSDDEVVGGTIERAVDSLGDRVRDREEHVNAPGVVVAPDDVADVVATVRERAGLDHCACVTAQEYADRFETIYHLRDYDDPTRELSVVVPVPRDRPCSESVAGVFETTDWHEREAYDLLGIEYDDHPNLERILLPETWQGHPLREDFDQNQPQIVPFREHANPLSQDERADSDTMLVNIGPHHPATHGVLHIKITLDGETVVDAEPDIGYIHRCEEQMCEQGTYRHQIMPYPDRWDWGGAGICNEWAYARTAESLADIDVPEYAQVLRTMSAELSRMLSHFLAIGAYALDVVGDFTATFMYAIADREKIQNLLEDLTGQRLMFNYFRLGGVCWDLPEPREEYLAKVRSFVEDLPSRLSEYHDLITGNEILQMRTLDVGHLDPDVAKRYGVTGPVARGSGIDYDIRRDDPYGYYDELDWDVVTEDGCDNFARVLVRLRELEESAKIVEQCVDLLAEWPADDREIQSNVPRTLRPEYDSEVYRAVEAAKGELGIYIRSDGTDTPARFKIRGPSFSNLQALPEMSEGEYIADMIATLGSLDTIMGEVDR, from the coding sequence ATGGCCCTCTCCGAACCCGTCAGTGACGACGAAGTCGTCGGTGGAACTATCGAGCGAGCGGTCGACTCGCTCGGCGACCGCGTTCGCGACCGCGAAGAACACGTCAACGCGCCGGGAGTCGTCGTCGCGCCCGACGATGTCGCGGATGTTGTGGCTACCGTCCGCGAGCGCGCGGGACTCGACCACTGCGCCTGTGTCACTGCCCAGGAGTACGCCGACCGCTTCGAGACCATCTACCACCTGCGGGACTACGACGATCCGACCCGTGAGCTGAGCGTAGTCGTGCCGGTTCCCCGCGATCGCCCCTGCAGCGAGTCGGTCGCTGGCGTCTTCGAGACGACCGACTGGCACGAGCGCGAGGCCTACGACCTCCTCGGAATCGAGTACGACGACCACCCCAACCTCGAACGAATCCTGCTGCCCGAGACCTGGCAAGGTCACCCGCTTCGCGAGGATTTCGACCAGAATCAGCCCCAGATCGTCCCGTTTCGCGAGCACGCCAACCCGCTGAGCCAGGACGAGCGCGCCGATTCGGACACGATGCTGGTCAACATCGGCCCCCACCATCCCGCGACCCACGGTGTCCTCCACATCAAGATCACGCTCGACGGCGAGACGGTCGTCGACGCCGAACCCGACATCGGCTACATCCATCGCTGTGAGGAGCAGATGTGCGAGCAGGGGACCTACCGCCACCAGATCATGCCCTATCCCGACCGGTGGGACTGGGGCGGGGCCGGGATCTGCAACGAGTGGGCATATGCCCGTACTGCCGAATCGCTGGCCGACATCGACGTGCCCGAGTACGCCCAGGTGTTGCGGACGATGTCGGCGGAACTCTCCAGAATGTTGAGTCACTTCCTCGCCATCGGTGCGTACGCGCTGGACGTCGTCGGCGACTTCACGGCGACGTTCATGTACGCCATCGCCGACCGCGAGAAGATCCAGAATCTGCTGGAGGACCTGACCGGCCAGCGATTGATGTTCAACTACTTCCGACTCGGCGGTGTCTGCTGGGATCTGCCCGAGCCGCGCGAGGAGTATCTGGCGAAGGTTCGGTCGTTCGTCGAGGACCTGCCGTCGCGCCTCTCTGAATACCACGATCTGATCACTGGCAACGAGATCCTCCAGATGCGGACGCTAGACGTAGGCCATCTCGATCCCGACGTGGCCAAACGCTACGGCGTGACGGGCCCAGTCGCGCGGGGCTCGGGGATCGACTACGATATTCGTCGCGACGATCCGTACGGCTACTACGACGAACTCGACTGGGACGTCGTGACCGAGGACGGATGTGACAACTTCGCGCGCGTTCTCGTGCGCCTGCGAGAACTCGAAGAGTCTGCCAAGATCGTCGAGCAGTGCGTCGATCTGCTGGCCGAGTGGCCCGCGGACGACCGCGAAATTCAGTCGAACGTCCCCCGGACGTTGCGGCCGGAGTACGACAGCGAGGTCTATCGGGCAGTCGAGGCAGCCAAAGGCGAACTCGGAATCTACATTCGCAGCGACGGGACGGATACGCCCGCGCGGTTCAAGATCCGTGGGCCGTCGTTCTCGAACCTGCAGGCGCTGCCGGAGATGAGCGAAGGTGAATACATCGCGGACATGATCGCGACGCTGGGAAGTCTGGATACGATTATGGGAGAAGTAGATCGGTAG
- a CDS encoding helix-turn-helix domain-containing protein — translation MKHVSLTLREPPERRNDMHTFIVETPGYEETALLAWNDSRPDLDVFLFRVVGPIEPYRDAIAEPAFVREYDLTPIDDDSFYAYVENEPRDVDVEFQAAFTDNRVLSVPPIVFDADGSTRARVVGESSALESVVADIPDDIDLTIEEIGEFDAPWRAPATLTDRQRETLEVAFDSGYYDLPRAGSIEQIADRLDVAPSTASNHLRKAERALVAQYLGE, via the coding sequence ATGAAGCACGTCTCGCTGACGCTACGCGAGCCGCCCGAGCGACGAAACGACATGCACACCTTCATCGTCGAAACCCCAGGGTACGAGGAGACGGCGCTGCTGGCCTGGAACGATTCACGGCCCGATCTGGACGTCTTTCTCTTTCGCGTCGTCGGCCCGATCGAACCCTACCGGGATGCGATCGCCGAGCCGGCGTTCGTCCGCGAATACGACCTCACGCCCATCGACGACGACAGTTTCTACGCGTACGTCGAAAACGAGCCACGTGACGTCGACGTGGAGTTTCAGGCAGCGTTCACCGACAACCGCGTCCTCTCTGTGCCACCGATCGTCTTCGACGCAGACGGGTCGACGCGAGCGCGGGTCGTGGGTGAGTCGTCCGCACTCGAGTCTGTCGTCGCGGACATCCCCGACGACATCGATCTCACGATCGAGGAGATCGGGGAGTTCGACGCCCCGTGGCGGGCCCCAGCGACCCTGACGGATCGCCAGCGTGAGACGCTCGAAGTCGCATTCGACAGCGGGTACTACGACCTCCCTCGGGCGGGATCGATAGAGCAAATTGCCGACAGGCTCGATGTCGCGCCGAGTACGGCGTCGAATCACCTCAGAAAAGCCGAACGCGCGCTCGTCGCCCAGTACCTGGGCGAGTGA
- the ilvD gene encoding dihydroxy-acid dehydratase: protein MGPDATDADDRSEKDPDLRSSEVTEGIEKAPHRAMFRAMGYDDEDLDSPMIGVANPAADITPCNVHLDDVAESAYEGVDEAGGMPIEFGTITISDAISMGTEGMKASLISREVIADSVELVSFGERMDGLVTIGGCDKNMPGMMMAAIRTDLPSVFLYGGSIMPGEHDGREITIQNVFEGVGAVAQGEMSEDELDEMERNACPGAGSCGGMFTANTMASISEALGFAPLGSASPPAEEWSRYTVARESGELAVEVVQEQRKPSDFLSKESFENAITLQVAVGGSTNAVLHLLAMAAEAGVDLDIEDFNRISARTPKIADLQPGGEKVMNDLHEVGGVPVVLKELLDADLIHGDALTVTGNTIGEELESMELPTIEDLNADFLHPVNDPIHERGAIRILTGNLAPEGAVIKITGSDHLHHEGPLRVFEEESEAMKYVQEGHVESGDAIVIRNEGPRGGPGMREMLGVTSAVAGQGHSEDVALLTDGRFSGATRGFSIGHVAPEAYVGGPIAAIEDGDQLTIDIDDLELSVDLTDEEIEQRLEDRDEPEPNYTSGVLAKYHRDFGSAANGAVTNPGAKRD from the coding sequence ATGGGACCGGACGCGACAGACGCAGACGACCGCTCCGAGAAGGACCCCGACCTCCGGAGCAGCGAGGTCACGGAGGGCATCGAGAAAGCGCCCCACCGTGCGATGTTCCGAGCGATGGGCTACGACGACGAGGACCTGGACTCGCCGATGATCGGCGTCGCGAACCCAGCGGCCGACATCACGCCATGTAACGTCCACCTCGACGACGTGGCAGAATCAGCCTACGAAGGTGTCGACGAGGCCGGTGGCATGCCGATCGAGTTCGGGACGATCACCATCTCCGACGCTATCTCGATGGGTACGGAGGGGATGAAAGCGAGTCTGATCTCCCGTGAAGTGATCGCCGATTCGGTCGAACTCGTCTCCTTCGGCGAACGGATGGACGGGCTCGTCACCATCGGCGGCTGTGACAAGAACATGCCGGGGATGATGATGGCCGCGATCCGGACTGATCTGCCGAGCGTTTTCCTCTACGGCGGATCGATCATGCCCGGCGAACACGACGGCCGGGAGATCACGATCCAGAACGTCTTCGAGGGCGTCGGTGCCGTCGCCCAGGGCGAGATGAGCGAAGACGAACTCGACGAGATGGAGCGAAACGCCTGCCCGGGTGCGGGCTCCTGCGGCGGGATGTTCACCGCCAACACGATGGCCTCCATCTCCGAGGCGCTCGGGTTCGCGCCACTGGGCAGCGCTTCCCCGCCGGCAGAAGAATGGTCACGGTACACCGTCGCCCGCGAAAGCGGCGAACTCGCTGTCGAGGTCGTTCAGGAACAGCGCAAACCGTCGGACTTCCTCAGCAAGGAGAGCTTCGAGAATGCGATCACCCTCCAGGTCGCCGTCGGCGGCTCGACCAACGCTGTCCTCCACCTGCTCGCGATGGCCGCCGAGGCCGGCGTCGATCTGGATATCGAGGACTTCAATCGCATCAGCGCTCGGACACCGAAGATTGCGGATCTCCAGCCCGGCGGCGAGAAGGTCATGAACGACCTCCACGAGGTCGGCGGCGTCCCGGTCGTCCTCAAGGAACTCCTCGACGCGGACCTCATCCACGGCGACGCCCTCACCGTGACGGGCAACACGATCGGCGAGGAACTCGAATCGATGGAGTTGCCGACGATCGAGGACCTCAACGCCGACTTCCTGCACCCCGTGAACGACCCGATCCACGAGCGCGGCGCGATCCGCATCCTCACCGGGAATCTCGCTCCGGAAGGGGCAGTCATCAAGATAACCGGATCGGACCATCTCCACCACGAGGGCCCGCTCCGGGTCTTCGAGGAGGAATCGGAGGCGATGAAGTACGTCCAGGAGGGCCACGTCGAGTCGGGCGACGCCATCGTCATCCGCAACGAGGGGCCCCGCGGCGGTCCCGGGATGCGCGAGATGCTCGGCGTCACCTCCGCGGTCGCCGGACAGGGTCACTCCGAGGACGTCGCCCTGCTGACCGACGGTCGCTTCTCCGGGGCAACCCGCGGGTTCTCGATCGGCCACGTCGCACCCGAGGCTTACGTCGGGGGCCCGATCGCCGCGATCGAAGACGGCGATCAGCTCACGATCGACATCGACGACCTCGAACTATCGGTCGACCTGACCGACGAGGAGATCGAGCAGCGCCTCGAAGACCGTGACGAGCCAGAACCCAACTACACCAGCGGCGTGCTGGCGAAGTATCATCGGGACTTCGGTTCCGCGGCAAACGGCGCCGTGACGAATCCCGGCGCGAAGCGAGACTGA
- a CDS encoding alpha-amylase domain-containing protein, producing MSESNHGTVRGSLTRRAVLKRAGATAAAAAMGSTALTGSASAAGEPVALQYFDYGHSGGPTGGHWNRVANQADSISNVGYDAVWVQQPCKPNSPSSNGYNPKNHRNFDQTSFGNEWEFSNMADSLHNASGGYTKLYVDTVLNHMGTSDPSTGAYPYFSSQDFHYPKSVGQDRLDGQLAGLWDLDQDKGYVRGELYRYVKKISDLGADGYRWDAAKHIPQWFWRDEANRWANDLNMFRVGEVFDGNTDFLMNYVNQWSGGEWRGQNVFDYPLFYALKGNFKYGGDLRNVRDTIENGNCVLGRNSTRACTFVENHDTGYPSNKKLAYAFILTAPGYPFVYDNHADYDGISFDQGYLGNLVWIKNNLAGGALYFRHADQNNLIYERNNNLLMGINQSSSWTEQWVYTTWRNQSLNDYSGSNNAWVNGDGWVKVTIPPGGYTALAP from the coding sequence ATGTCAGAATCAAACCACGGCACAGTCCGTGGATCGCTAACGAGACGGGCAGTTCTCAAACGTGCAGGCGCGACCGCCGCGGCAGCGGCGATGGGCTCGACGGCACTTACGGGTTCGGCCAGTGCCGCCGGCGAACCAGTCGCCCTGCAGTACTTCGACTACGGGCACAGCGGCGGGCCGACCGGCGGTCACTGGAACCGCGTCGCAAATCAGGCCGATTCGATCTCGAACGTCGGCTACGACGCGGTCTGGGTTCAACAGCCGTGTAAACCCAACTCGCCGAGTTCGAACGGGTACAACCCGAAGAATCATCGAAACTTCGATCAGACGAGTTTCGGCAACGAGTGGGAGTTCTCGAACATGGCCGACTCGCTGCACAACGCCAGCGGGGGCTACACCAAGCTCTACGTCGACACCGTCCTCAACCACATGGGGACATCCGATCCGAGTACGGGCGCGTATCCGTACTTCTCCAGTCAGGACTTCCACTATCCCAAGTCTGTCGGACAGGATCGATTGGACGGCCAGCTGGCCGGACTCTGGGACCTCGACCAGGACAAAGGCTACGTCCGGGGCGAGCTGTATCGCTACGTCAAGAAAATCTCCGACCTCGGGGCCGACGGCTATCGCTGGGACGCGGCCAAACACATCCCACAGTGGTTCTGGCGTGACGAGGCCAACCGCTGGGCCAACGACCTCAACATGTTCCGAGTCGGTGAGGTCTTCGACGGCAACACCGACTTCCTGATGAACTACGTCAACCAGTGGTCTGGCGGCGAGTGGCGCGGCCAGAACGTCTTCGACTATCCGCTGTTCTATGCCCTCAAGGGCAACTTCAAGTACGGCGGTGATCTCCGGAACGTCCGGGACACCATCGAGAACGGCAACTGTGTGCTCGGCCGGAACTCGACCCGCGCGTGTACGTTCGTCGAGAACCACGACACGGGCTATCCCTCGAACAAGAAGCTGGCTTACGCGTTCATCCTGACCGCGCCCGGCTACCCGTTCGTCTACGACAACCATGCCGACTACGACGGGATCAGCTTCGACCAGGGCTATCTCGGAAACCTGGTCTGGATCAAGAACAACCTCGCAGGCGGCGCGCTGTACTTCCGCCACGCGGACCAGAACAACCTCATCTACGAGCGGAACAACAACCTCCTGATGGGGATCAACCAGTCGAGTTCCTGGACCGAGCAATGGGTCTACACGACTTGGCGCAATCAGAGCCTCAACGATTACTCCGGCAGCAACAATGCCTGGGTCAACGGCGACGGCTGGGTCAAAGTGACGATCCCTCCGGGCGGATACACGGCACTCGCGCCCTGA
- a CDS encoding alpha-amylase domain-containing protein, with the protein MTGKKFGTNVSGQLTRRQLLKRSTAAAAAVTVGSSTLAGTASAAGEPVALQYFDYGDYGPIGDHWNRISNEAGTIANAGYDAVWIQSPCKPNSSNSNGYNPRDHFDFNSSLGTESELRGMISSLHNNGVDVYADSVVNHTGTTEPDGGHYPPFPDRSYFHDPYDSGRTTKQLYGLWDLKHENGEVTNILRDFCYTLGNDLGFDGFRWDAAKHVPKWWFRDYANQWANDLGMFKVGEVYDGNTDFVMDYVNTGMNCFDYPLHYKLKSEFAYGGNLSNVADAVRNGNSIMGRDAYHASTFVDNHDDDPPSNRKLAHAFILTAPGYPMVFANHAKPEGVDLDAGWLTNLIWIKKNLAGGDMYFRHDSQNLLIHERYNNLLTGINQSGSWQSQWVYTSWRNTTLKDYTGSIDDVYVNGDGWVEVSVPPGGWVALAPY; encoded by the coding sequence ATGACGGGCAAGAAATTCGGTACGAACGTGAGCGGACAGCTTACAAGACGACAACTCCTGAAACGGTCGACCGCAGCGGCGGCAGCGGTGACCGTCGGTTCGAGCACGCTCGCTGGCACGGCGAGTGCGGCTGGCGAACCGGTCGCATTACAGTACTTCGACTACGGTGACTACGGACCGATCGGCGATCACTGGAATCGCATCAGCAACGAGGCCGGCACGATCGCCAACGCTGGCTACGACGCGGTGTGGATCCAGTCGCCGTGTAAACCGAACTCCTCGAACTCCAACGGCTACAATCCGCGAGACCACTTCGACTTCAACTCCTCGCTAGGGACGGAGTCGGAGCTTCGCGGGATGATCAGTTCGTTGCACAACAACGGGGTCGACGTCTACGCAGATTCCGTGGTCAACCACACCGGGACGACCGAACCCGACGGCGGCCACTACCCGCCGTTCCCGGATCGGAGCTACTTCCACGACCCCTACGACAGTGGCCGAACTACCAAGCAACTGTACGGTCTCTGGGACCTCAAACACGAGAACGGCGAGGTCACCAACATCCTCCGGGACTTCTGTTACACGCTAGGCAACGACCTCGGCTTCGACGGGTTCCGCTGGGACGCCGCCAAGCACGTCCCCAAATGGTGGTTCCGTGACTACGCCAACCAGTGGGCCAACGACCTCGGGATGTTCAAAGTCGGCGAAGTCTACGACGGGAACACCGACTTCGTGATGGACTACGTCAACACGGGGATGAACTGCTTCGACTACCCCCTCCACTACAAACTCAAGTCGGAGTTCGCCTACGGCGGCAACCTCTCGAACGTCGCCGACGCCGTGCGCAACGGCAACTCGATCATGGGGCGTGACGCCTATCACGCCTCGACGTTCGTCGACAACCACGACGACGACCCGCCGTCCAACCGGAAGCTCGCCCACGCGTTCATCCTGACCGCACCGGGCTATCCGATGGTGTTCGCCAACCACGCAAAACCCGAGGGCGTCGACCTCGACGCTGGCTGGCTCACCAATCTCATCTGGATCAAGAAGAACCTGGCCGGCGGAGACATGTACTTCCGCCACGACAGCCAGAACCTGCTGATCCACGAGCGCTACAACAACCTCCTGACTGGCATCAACCAGTCGGGCTCCTGGCAGTCGCAGTGGGTCTACACGTCCTGGCGCAACACGACGCTGAAAGACTACACCGGCTCGATCGACGACGTCTACGTCAACGGCGACGGCTGGGTCGAAGTCTCTGTCCCGCCGGGCGGCTGGGTCGCGCTCGCGCCGTACTGA